One Podarcis muralis chromosome 1, rPodMur119.hap1.1, whole genome shotgun sequence genomic window carries:
- the ATP5MC3 gene encoding ATP synthase F(0) complex subunit C3, mitochondrial: protein MFACVKLAAGSPALMRTGSRILYRPISATVLSRPEARTAEGNTTFLTGAQNPGSQLALREFQTSAISRDIDTAAKFIGAGAATVGVAGSGAGIGTVFGSLIIGYARNPSLKQQLFSYAILGFALSEAMGLFCLMVAFLILFAM, encoded by the exons ATGTTCGCCTGTGTCAAGCTCGCCGCCGGGTCCCCCGCCTTG ATGCGCACTGGATCAAGAATTCTGTACAGACCAATTTCTGCAACGGTGTTGTCTAGGCCAGAAGCCAGGACTGCAGAG GGCAACACAACTTTCCTTACTGGTGCTCAGAACCCTGGCAGTCAGCTAGCACTAAGGGAGTTTCAAACTAGTGCTATCAGCAGGGACATTGACACGGCTGCCAAATTTATTGGTGCTGGTGCTGCCACAGTAGGGGTGGCTGGTTCCGGTGCTGGTATTGGAACAGTTTTCGGGAGTTTAATCATTGGCTATGCCAG aaatCCTTCACTGAAGCAGCAGCTATTCTCATATGCTATTCTGGGATTTGCCCTGTCTGAAGCCATGGGTCTCTTCTGTCTGATGGTTGCTTTCTTGATCTTGTTTGCCATGTGA